A DNA window from Planctomycetota bacterium contains the following coding sequences:
- the uvrA gene encoding excinuclease ABC subunit UvrA has product MQNTIDVPNSFSWANLTLPAPLVPSPALVYDGKLRNPVLEPRELPVPERVIALRRVEVHNLQQVDLDLPHYRWITFCGLSGSGKSSLAFDTLYAEGQRRYIESFSAYTRQFLERLEKPAAERIDGLPPAIAIAADSSTRSNRSTVGTATETHDYLRLLFARIGRVICRGCGRWIRRESPETIVDALRRLPEGTRFLLAFESHAEESDGTAPLVERLRSLGFQRVIADEKTITLEQAPADWNPEKVFVVVDRLTAGAQGETRLRDSLETALGHGAGHCSVWLPAEVRTEVLPAGVPATLDGQPWRRLGFGTQLRCDDCGIDYPTPEPRLFSFNSPLGACAECEGFGNVIDLDWNLIVPDASKSLREGAIAPWNTPAYEHELKELLALARDYELPVDVPFGKLTEAQKALIVAGVPERKFGGLNGFFAWLERRKYKMHNRVFLSRWRSYRTCPTCEGRRLNADALSVRVGGKNLAELSAMKVGDALGFLKALELSNHERQVARTMLEQVQSRLNFLVVVGLDYLTLDRSLRTLSGGESQRVALASAIGSSLVNMLYVLDEPSAGLHPRDTDRLIGAIRGLLARQNTVIVVEHEEAMIRAADQVVEIGPGAGQRGGRVVFQGTPEEMIESPDSLTGDYLAGRRIIRSPQRRRTPNHGWIRLAGARGNNLKNLTVEFPLGMLCVVTGVSGAGKSTLVQDTLYPALCKRMKKETTPPLAHDDVLGDGQIGDVVLVDQAPIGRSPRSNPVTYIKAFDEIRAVFAATVDAKTRNYTATHFSFNNEAGRCSQCEGDGYIQVDMQFLADVFMKCSQCHGRRYRREILDINYRGRNIADVLDMTVREAFTFFRGHAKVQARLKRLIDVGLDYLRLGQPANTLSGGESQRLKLAAYISAAKRGRTLFLLDEPTTGLHFADIVQLLDCFEALLAVGHSLIVVEHNLHLIKSADYLIDLGPGAADEGGEVVATGTPENVARQSRSITGRYLAKALAEAQQAAASV; this is encoded by the coding sequence ATGCAAAATACAATCGATGTACCAAACTCCTTTTCATGGGCCAACTTAACGCTCCCCGCGCCGCTAGTCCCTTCGCCAGCACTGGTCTACGATGGCAAGTTGCGAAACCCTGTCCTTGAGCCCAGAGAGTTGCCCGTGCCCGAGCGTGTCATCGCGCTGCGTCGCGTCGAAGTTCACAACTTGCAGCAAGTGGACCTCGATCTGCCGCATTATCGCTGGATCACCTTCTGTGGCCTGAGCGGCAGCGGTAAGAGCAGCCTGGCGTTCGACACCCTCTATGCCGAAGGCCAGCGGCGGTACATCGAAAGCTTCTCGGCTTACACCCGGCAATTCCTCGAACGCCTGGAAAAGCCCGCCGCCGAGCGGATCGACGGCCTGCCGCCGGCCATCGCCATTGCCGCCGACAGCTCGACACGCTCGAATCGCTCGACCGTCGGCACGGCCACCGAGACGCACGACTACCTGCGGCTGCTGTTTGCCCGCATCGGCCGCGTGATCTGCCGCGGCTGTGGCCGCTGGATTCGCCGCGAGTCCCCCGAAACGATCGTCGATGCCTTGCGGCGTTTGCCCGAGGGAACGCGGTTTCTGTTGGCCTTTGAATCGCACGCCGAAGAAAGCGACGGCACAGCGCCGCTGGTCGAACGGCTCCGCAGCCTGGGCTTTCAGCGCGTGATCGCTGACGAAAAAACCATCACGCTCGAACAAGCGCCGGCCGATTGGAACCCCGAGAAGGTATTCGTCGTCGTCGACCGGCTGACCGCCGGGGCGCAAGGCGAAACCCGGCTGCGCGACTCGCTCGAGACGGCGCTCGGCCACGGCGCGGGACATTGTTCGGTCTGGCTACCGGCCGAGGTGCGTACCGAGGTCTTGCCCGCCGGCGTGCCCGCGACACTCGACGGCCAGCCCTGGCGTCGGCTCGGCTTTGGCACCCAATTGCGCTGCGACGATTGCGGCATCGATTACCCCACGCCCGAGCCGCGCCTGTTCAGCTTCAACAGCCCGCTCGGCGCGTGCGCCGAATGCGAAGGGTTCGGCAATGTGATCGATCTGGACTGGAACCTGATCGTCCCCGACGCGAGCAAGTCGCTAAGAGAGGGGGCGATCGCGCCGTGGAACACGCCGGCCTACGAGCATGAGCTGAAAGAGTTGTTGGCGCTCGCCCGCGATTACGAGCTGCCCGTCGATGTGCCGTTCGGCAAGTTGACCGAGGCGCAAAAGGCGCTGATCGTCGCGGGCGTGCCCGAGCGGAAATTCGGCGGCCTGAACGGGTTCTTTGCCTGGCTCGAGCGCCGCAAGTACAAGATGCACAACCGCGTCTTTCTCAGTCGTTGGCGCAGTTATCGCACGTGCCCCACGTGCGAAGGCCGGCGGCTGAACGCCGACGCTTTGTCGGTGCGCGTGGGCGGCAAGAATCTGGCCGAGCTGTCGGCCATGAAAGTCGGCGACGCGCTCGGCTTCTTGAAAGCCCTGGAACTGAGCAACCACGAGCGGCAAGTGGCCCGGACCATGCTCGAACAGGTCCAGTCCCGGTTGAACTTTCTGGTGGTGGTGGGGCTCGACTATCTGACACTCGATCGGTCGTTGCGGACGCTGAGCGGCGGCGAGTCGCAGCGCGTGGCGCTGGCCTCGGCCATCGGCAGCAGCCTGGTCAACATGCTGTACGTCCTTGACGAGCCGTCGGCCGGGCTGCACCCGCGCGATACTGACCGGTTGATCGGCGCGATCCGCGGCTTGCTGGCGCGACAAAACACCGTGATCGTCGTCGAACATGAAGAGGCGATGATCCGCGCCGCCGATCAGGTGGTCGAAATTGGTCCCGGCGCGGGCCAGCGCGGCGGCCGCGTCGTCTTTCAGGGGACGCCCGAGGAAATGATCGAGTCGCCCGACAGTCTGACCGGCGACTACCTGGCGGGACGCCGGATCATTCGCAGCCCCCAGCGCCGCCGCACGCCGAACCACGGCTGGATTCGCCTGGCCGGCGCGCGGGGGAACAACCTGAAAAACCTGACCGTCGAGTTTCCGCTAGGAATGCTCTGCGTGGTCACGGGCGTGAGCGGCGCCGGCAAGAGCACGCTGGTGCAAGACACGCTGTATCCGGCGCTGTGCAAACGAATGAAGAAGGAGACGACTCCGCCATTGGCGCACGATGACGTGCTGGGGGACGGTCAGATTGGCGACGTGGTGCTGGTGGATCAAGCGCCGATCGGCCGTTCGCCGCGCTCGAACCCGGTGACCTACATCAAGGCCTTCGACGAAATCCGCGCCGTCTTTGCCGCGACCGTTGACGCCAAAACCCGCAACTACACGGCCACCCATTTCAGCTTCAACAACGAAGCCGGCCGTTGCAGCCAGTGTGAAGGGGACGGCTATATCCAGGTCGACATGCAGTTCCTAGCCGACGTGTTCATGAAATGCAGCCAGTGCCACGGCCGGCGCTATCGCCGCGAGATTCTCGACATCAACTATCGCGGCCGCAACATCGCCGACGTGCTCGATATGACCGTTCGCGAAGCGTTCACGTTCTTTCGCGGCCACGCCAAGGTGCAAGCGCGGCTCAAGCGGCTGATCGACGTCGGACTCGACTATCTGCGGTTGGGACAGCCGGCCAACACCTTGAGCGGTGGCGAGTCGCAGCGGCTGAAACTGGCGGCCTATATCTCGGCCGCCAAGCGCGGGCGGACGTTGTTCCTGTTGGACGAGCCGACCACGGGGCTTCACTTTGCCGACATCGTGCAGTTGCTCGATTGCTTCGAGGCCCTGCTGGCCGTCGGACATTCGCTGATCGTCGTCGAGCACAACCTGCACTTGATCAAGTCGGCCGATTACCTGATCGACCTGGGCCCCGGCGCGGCCGACGAAGGGGGCGAAGTCGTCGCGACGGGCACGCCCGAGAACGTGGCCCGACAGTCGCGCTCGATCACGGGACGTTACCTGGCCAAAGCGTTGGCCGAGGCCCAGCAAGCCGCGGCCAGCGTCTAG
- a CDS encoding GntR family transcriptional regulator, whose product MASPVVFRNIREQIANHLRQEVLSGRVRRGDPLREVELAERYGVSRSPVRDALLQLTQEGLLVAEPNCGVRVHGGPSETLRPLVISLRRQIERFALDLVFDELDEPALASWHSILDRLKWACDANDFAGVIEHDMAFHRWIIERTGDADLVAVWLPIVSRMLLVYSRHESLSEVYPEHLAVFNAVRAGDRAAALAALEANIV is encoded by the coding sequence ATGGCATCTCCCGTCGTTTTTCGCAACATTCGCGAGCAAATCGCCAATCATCTGCGGCAAGAAGTCTTGTCGGGGCGCGTGCGTCGGGGCGATCCGCTGCGCGAAGTCGAGCTGGCCGAACGCTACGGTGTCAGCCGGTCGCCGGTTCGTGACGCCCTGCTGCAACTCACCCAGGAAGGTCTGCTGGTCGCCGAGCCAAATTGCGGCGTTCGGGTTCACGGCGGGCCGAGCGAGACGCTGCGGCCGTTGGTGATTTCCCTGCGGCGGCAGATCGAACGGTTCGCGCTCGACTTGGTGTTCGACGAGCTCGACGAGCCGGCGCTGGCCTCGTGGCATTCGATCCTCGATCGGCTCAAATGGGCCTGTGACGCCAACGACTTTGCCGGGGTGATCGAACACGATATGGCGTTCCACCGCTGGATCATCGAGCGGACTGGCGACGCCGACCTGGTGGCGGTCTGGCTGCCGATCGTCTCGCGGATGTTGCTGGTCTATTCGCGGCACGAATCGCTGAGCGAAGTCTACCCAGAACACCTGGCCGTTTTCAACGCGGTTCGGGCCGGCGATCGCGCGGCCGCGCTCGCGGCGCTGGAGGCGAACATCGTATGA
- a CDS encoding PSD1 domain-containing protein, whose translation MSLTLRSAVSACVSIFVAAVAHAAEPLDAEPLFQREVLPVLREKCFGCHGDGKELEGGLDLRSRGALLRGGDSGPALVPKKPRESLLYQAILWDNEELRMPPQARNRLGANEIASIERWIEAGAPWPKARAGKSAAPEDQQAEGTLVSTSGGLSEAWNQRRYKPDEIWAYLPIQRPQVPKGAAHPIDAFLNEEIAEAKLQPAPRTDRRTLVRRATFDLLGLPPRPEDVTAFDADDAPEAFAKLVDRLLASPHYGEQAARHWLDVVRYADTSGFSNDFERPNAWRYRDYVVRSFNADKPFYRFIVEQIAGDELDAKDPELQIAVGYLRMGPWEHTSMSVAAVTRQQFLDDVTHGIGVTFLGQGLRCASCHDHKFDPVPTRDYYRLQAVFAPTQLTDRRVPFLASEKLGDVSEEQARLRRLIAECEATSDAITAKTKAALERVLAEWGVKDIKELSGDEQQKLRLVGLDEIEKSTLKVTEKRKSYLERELKRYEPIAFSVYSGAPRLYFSPRLNNDMPPEAKRRGEAPDVCILTGGALDAPGDKVESGVLSAVAHSNSRAEPSAWNSVPPAVEGRRLALARWIASGENTLTARVIVNRVWQQHFGHGLVATPNNFGKMGARPSHPELLDWLATWFIDHGWSIKGLHRLIMTSDAYARRCDPVDANAVAQADSRNARLSYYPRRRLAAEEIRDAMLAATGELNPRLGGPGVFVELNWEVAMQPRHIMGSVAPAYQPATDPRERHRRTLYAFRIRTLADPMLEVFNQPVSDTSCECRDNTTVTPQVFALFNAQQAHDRALALAARLEREASDRPAQIARAFELVYGRAPRAEETARAVEHVERMTAWHRQHEPQRVDPPRSVRREMIEEMTGEPFIWDEMLDRMKSFQSDLKPWDVGPGTRALAELCLVLFNSNEFLYVR comes from the coding sequence ATGAGCCTCACGTTGCGTTCGGCGGTCAGCGCTTGTGTTTCAATCTTCGTGGCTGCGGTGGCGCACGCCGCCGAGCCGCTTGATGCCGAGCCGTTGTTCCAGCGCGAAGTGTTGCCGGTACTGCGCGAAAAATGCTTCGGCTGCCACGGCGACGGTAAGGAGCTGGAAGGGGGGCTCGACTTGCGCTCGCGGGGGGCGTTGCTGCGCGGCGGCGATTCGGGCCCGGCGCTGGTGCCGAAGAAGCCGCGCGAAAGCCTGCTCTACCAAGCGATCCTCTGGGACAATGAAGAACTGCGGATGCCCCCTCAGGCCCGCAACCGATTGGGGGCGAATGAAATCGCCTCGATCGAACGCTGGATCGAAGCCGGCGCCCCGTGGCCCAAAGCGCGCGCGGGCAAGTCCGCCGCGCCAGAAGACCAACAAGCTGAAGGGACGCTCGTGTCGACCAGCGGTGGGTTGAGCGAGGCCTGGAATCAGCGCCGCTACAAGCCCGACGAGATTTGGGCCTATCTGCCGATCCAGCGCCCGCAGGTGCCAAAAGGGGCCGCGCATCCGATCGATGCGTTCCTCAACGAGGAGATCGCTGAGGCCAAGTTGCAACCGGCCCCGCGCACCGACCGGCGAACGCTCGTGCGGCGGGCGACATTTGATCTGCTCGGGCTGCCGCCACGACCGGAGGATGTGACGGCCTTCGACGCCGACGACGCGCCCGAGGCATTCGCGAAGCTCGTCGATCGGCTGCTGGCCAGTCCGCACTATGGCGAGCAAGCGGCGCGGCACTGGCTGGACGTGGTGCGCTATGCCGACACCAGCGGCTTTTCCAACGATTTCGAGCGGCCGAACGCCTGGCGCTATCGCGACTATGTGGTTCGCAGCTTCAACGCCGACAAGCCGTTCTACCGGTTCATCGTCGAGCAGATCGCCGGCGACGAACTCGACGCCAAGGATCCCGAGTTGCAAATCGCGGTCGGCTATTTGCGAATGGGGCCGTGGGAACACACCTCGATGAGCGTGGCGGCCGTGACGCGGCAGCAATTCTTGGACGACGTCACGCACGGCATCGGCGTGACGTTCCTGGGGCAGGGGCTGCGGTGCGCGTCGTGCCACGATCACAAGTTCGATCCAGTGCCGACGCGCGACTACTATCGGCTGCAAGCGGTCTTTGCCCCGACGCAACTCACCGATCGTCGCGTGCCGTTCCTGGCCAGCGAGAAGCTTGGCGACGTCAGCGAGGAGCAGGCCCGCCTGCGGCGCTTGATCGCCGAGTGCGAAGCGACCAGCGACGCGATCACCGCCAAGACCAAGGCGGCCCTCGAACGGGTTCTGGCCGAGTGGGGCGTGAAGGACATCAAGGAGCTATCGGGCGACGAGCAGCAGAAGCTCCGTCTGGTTGGCCTGGACGAGATCGAGAAAAGCACGCTCAAGGTGACCGAGAAGCGGAAGTCGTACCTCGAGCGCGAGCTGAAGCGGTACGAGCCGATCGCCTTCAGCGTCTATAGCGGCGCGCCGCGGCTTTACTTCTCGCCACGACTCAATAACGACATGCCCCCCGAGGCCAAACGCCGCGGCGAAGCGCCCGACGTCTGCATCCTGACCGGCGGGGCGCTCGACGCGCCGGGCGATAAGGTCGAGTCGGGCGTCTTGTCGGCGGTGGCCCACTCGAACAGCCGCGCGGAACCGAGCGCCTGGAACAGCGTCCCCCCCGCGGTCGAGGGGCGTCGATTGGCGCTGGCGCGCTGGATTGCCAGCGGTGAGAACACACTGACGGCCCGCGTGATTGTGAATCGCGTCTGGCAGCAGCACTTTGGCCACGGGTTGGTCGCCACGCCGAACAACTTTGGCAAGATGGGGGCTCGGCCGAGCCATCCCGAGCTATTGGATTGGCTGGCCACCTGGTTCATTGACCACGGCTGGTCGATCAAGGGGCTGCACCGGCTGATCATGACCAGCGACGCGTACGCGCGGCGGTGCGACCCGGTCGACGCCAACGCGGTGGCCCAGGCCGACTCGCGGAACGCGCGACTGTCGTACTATCCGCGTCGCCGGTTGGCGGCCGAGGAGATTCGCGACGCCATGCTGGCCGCGACCGGCGAGCTGAACCCGCGGCTGGGCGGGCCGGGCGTGTTCGTCGAGCTGAACTGGGAAGTGGCGATGCAGCCGCGCCACATTATGGGTTCGGTCGCGCCGGCCTATCAACCGGCGACCGATCCGCGCGAGCGGCACCGGCGGACGCTCTACGCGTTTCGCATTCGGACGCTGGCCGATCCCATGCTCGAAGTCTTCAACCAGCCGGTCAGCGACACTTCGTGCGAGTGCCGCGACAACACGACCGTCACGCCCCAAGTGTTCGCGCTGTTCAATGCTCAACAAGCCCACGATCGCGCGTTGGCGCTGGCCGCGCGACTGGAACGCGAGGCGTCGGATCGGCCGGCGCAAATCGCCCGGGCGTTTGAATTGGTTTATGGTCGCGCGCCGCGGGCCGAAGAGACCGCTCGTGCCGTCGAGCACGTCGAGCGGATGACTGCTTGGCATCGACAGCACGAGCCCCAGCGCGTCGACCCGCCGCGCTCGGTGCGGCGCGAGATGATCGAGGAGATGACCGGCGAGCCGTTCATTTGGGATGAAATGCTCGACCGGATGAAGTCGTTCCAGTCGGACTTGAAGCCGTGGGATGTCGGCCCGGGGACGCGGGCGTTGGCGGAGTTGTGTCTGGTGCTGTTCAACTCGAACGAGTTTCTTTATGTGCGCTAA
- a CDS encoding DUF1501 domain-containing protein: MCAKLFVPPRREFLYGLGATLGTAALNTLLQADEARKIDGAAKSGGDANAERVNPLAAKPAHHRAKAKACIMLFMEGGPSHIDTFDPKPKLNDVHMQAFERQDKFASAMASGQRYYVQSPFKFRQVGQSGLQMCDVWEHLPRVADELCVYRGLQAQSINHPTACYHMNTGNQFGGDPALGAWVTYGLGSENANLPAFVVLPEAAYPQGGAANWGNGFMPAFYQGTSLRAAGSPILDLRPPRGVTTELQRRNLDLLAEWNEADRARHPHDDELAARMHAYELAFRMQADVPAIVDLGQESEATRQRYGMGQRETDDFGRRCLLARRLVEQGVRFVQVYSGGWDSHDFIERSHRARIRSVDQPIAALLEDLKQRGLLDETLVVWCGEFGRSPDNGVRGGAQAAGRDHNARAMAMWLAGGGVRRGQVIGATDELGATAVEAVHPIRDLHVTLLHLLGLSDNQLTYFHEGRFKQLSQTGGEVIKELLG, encoded by the coding sequence ATGTGCGCTAAACTTTTTGTGCCACCGCGGCGCGAGTTTCTCTATGGCCTGGGGGCCACGCTGGGGACGGCGGCGCTGAATACGTTGTTGCAAGCCGACGAAGCGCGCAAGATCGACGGGGCCGCGAAGTCGGGTGGTGATGCAAACGCCGAGCGCGTGAACCCATTGGCGGCCAAGCCGGCGCATCATCGGGCCAAGGCCAAAGCCTGCATCATGCTGTTCATGGAGGGTGGCCCCAGCCACATCGACACGTTCGATCCCAAGCCGAAGCTCAACGATGTCCACATGCAGGCCTTCGAGCGCCAGGATAAGTTCGCGTCGGCCATGGCCAGTGGCCAACGCTACTACGTGCAAAGCCCGTTCAAGTTTCGCCAGGTCGGCCAGTCGGGCCTGCAGATGTGCGACGTCTGGGAGCACCTGCCGCGCGTGGCCGACGAGTTGTGCGTCTATCGCGGCTTGCAGGCCCAGTCGATCAATCACCCGACGGCTTGTTATCACATGAACACGGGGAACCAGTTCGGCGGCGACCCGGCGCTGGGGGCCTGGGTCACGTACGGGCTCGGCAGCGAGAACGCCAATCTGCCGGCGTTCGTCGTGCTGCCCGAGGCGGCTTATCCGCAAGGCGGGGCCGCGAACTGGGGGAACGGGTTCATGCCGGCGTTCTATCAAGGGACGTCGCTGCGCGCGGCAGGCTCGCCGATCTTGGACTTGCGACCGCCGCGCGGCGTGACCACCGAGCTACAACGGCGGAACTTGGACTTGCTGGCCGAGTGGAACGAGGCGGATCGGGCCCGGCATCCGCACGATGACGAACTGGCCGCGCGGATGCACGCCTATGAGCTGGCCTTTCGGATGCAGGCCGACGTGCCGGCGATCGTCGATTTGGGACAAGAGAGCGAAGCCACTCGCCAGCGCTACGGCATGGGCCAGCGCGAGACCGACGACTTTGGTCGGCGGTGTTTGTTGGCGCGGCGGCTTGTCGAGCAGGGGGTCCGCTTCGTGCAGGTCTACTCGGGGGGCTGGGACTCGCACGATTTCATCGAGCGGTCTCATCGCGCGCGGATTCGTTCGGTCGATCAGCCGATCGCGGCGCTGTTGGAAGACTTGAAACAGCGCGGGCTGCTGGACGAGACGCTGGTCGTCTGGTGCGGCGAGTTTGGCCGTTCGCCCGACAATGGCGTGCGCGGCGGCGCCCAGGCGGCCGGCCGCGATCACAACGCGCGGGCGATGGCCATGTGGCTGGCCGGCGGGGGCGTGCGGCGCGGGCAAGTGATCGGCGCGACCGACGAGTTGGGGGCCACGGCCGTCGAGGCGGTGCATCCGATTCGCGATCTGCACGTGACGTTGCTGCACCTGCTGGGGCTGAGCGACAACCAGTTGACCTACTTTCACGAAGGGCGGTTCAAGCAACTGAGCCAAACCGGCGGGGAAGTGATTAAAGAGCTGCTGGGGTAG
- a CDS encoding carbonic anhydrase → MEKLIRGIVEFREHLLPEYVERFGKLASRQTPDALFISCSDSRVVPDLVASTDPGDLFVTRNVGNLVPPATYEGHSTGDVSEASAIEFAVLVLKVSSIVVCGHSECGAMKATLAGVSADETPNLERWLHHSTSAAMRLANEGPLDPTIELHDQLSQLNVLVQLENLGTYPLVRERMQTGNLRLFGCWFNIATGEMLAYRRETRRFEPIDRDHAERMIAALHSKA, encoded by the coding sequence ATGGAAAAGCTCATCCGCGGCATTGTCGAGTTTCGCGAACACCTGCTCCCCGAGTACGTCGAGCGCTTCGGAAAGTTGGCCTCGCGGCAAACGCCCGACGCTCTGTTCATCTCATGCTCCGACAGCCGCGTCGTGCCCGACCTGGTGGCCTCGACCGACCCGGGCGACCTGTTCGTGACGCGCAATGTCGGCAACCTGGTGCCGCCGGCCACGTACGAGGGGCACTCGACCGGCGATGTCTCGGAAGCCAGCGCCATCGAGTTCGCCGTGCTGGTCCTGAAGGTCAGCAGCATCGTCGTCTGTGGCCACTCGGAGTGCGGCGCCATGAAAGCCACGTTGGCTGGCGTCTCGGCCGACGAAACGCCGAACCTGGAGCGCTGGCTGCACCATTCGACCTCGGCGGCCATGCGGCTGGCCAACGAAGGCCCCTTGGACCCGACGATTGAACTGCACGACCAGCTTTCCCAACTCAACGTCCTGGTGCAGTTGGAAAACTTGGGAACCTATCCACTGGTGCGCGAGCGCATGCAGACGGGCAACTTGCGGCTCTTCGGCTGCTGGTTCAATATCGCCACCGGCGAGATGCTGGCCTATCGCCGCGAGACACGCCGCTTCGAGCCGATCGACCGCGACCACGCCGAACGAATGATCGCGGCATTGCACAGCAAGGCGTAG